The proteins below come from a single Conger conger chromosome 10, fConCon1.1, whole genome shotgun sequence genomic window:
- the LOC133139381 gene encoding ventricular natriuretic peptide-like has protein sequence MAKSGIYFGCFILALIQTTVGANPLINSYNVQELESLKDLIQRLEERLPSNEEPDVYPESEDVKTDAEEEDAGLSPDALRQSEENLILNIADRIAPENGLRSRFRDLAGLTKTAKSFNSCFGTRMDRIGSWSGLGCNTVKTGNKKKIFGN, from the exons ATGGCAAAGTCAGGCATTTACTTTGGATGTTTTATACTGGCCCTAATACAAACTACGGTGGGGGCAAATCCTTTGATCAACAGTTACAATGTCCAGGAATTGGAAAGTCTGAAG GACCTAATACAGCGACTAGAAGAGAGGTTGCCATCCAACGAGGAACCTGATGTTTACCCCGAATCTGAAGACGTAAAAACGGATGCTGAGGAAGAAGACGCGGGACTTTCACCCGACGCTCTCCGTCAAAGTGAAGAGAACCTGATCCTGAATATAGCCGACAGAATTGCCCCAGAAAACGGCTTGAGGTCACGGTTCAGGGATCTGGCTGGCTTGACAAAAACGGCCAAATCCTTCAACAGCTGTTTCGGTACCAGGATGGACAGAATCGGCTCCTGGAGTGGACTTGGATGCAACACTGTGAAAACTG GTAACAAGAAGAAGATATTTGGGAATTGA